A genomic region of Trifolium pratense cultivar HEN17-A07 linkage group LG3, ARS_RC_1.1, whole genome shotgun sequence contains the following coding sequences:
- the LOC123913250 gene encoding F-box/LRR-repeat protein 20-like produces the protein MLKALALHSPPLTKLILQDCYNYTYSGISTLLSKCPYLQHLDLQRTKFLNDQLFNQLCAFLADLVSINVSGCGMLTNSSFFALLTNCPLLAEIRMESTDIGLGPTPSGVDLVVYPQVKSLHLANNSHLHDNHINIFGFMFPNMQHIDLSFCHHVFQHRIPVLFKRCPKITLLKFVGFPHAKLRSINSEASILEVLNLAHSRIDDEGLYQISKSCPRLLQLDLEHCYDVTEKGVKLATENCTCLRDFNLRHCRKVSTDIVSWIIFTRPYIIEKNNGSASFLSP, from the coding sequence ATGCTTAAGGCTCTAGCACTTCATTCACCTCCTCTGACCAAACTTATCCTACAAGATTGCTACAATTATACCTATTCCGGCATCTCTACTCTCTTGTCTAAGTGTCCATATCTGCAGCATCTAGATCTTCAACGTACAAAGTTTTTGAATGATCAGCTTTTCAATCAGCTCTGTGCATTTCTGGCTGATTTGGTGTCTATTAACGTCAGCGGCTGTGGCATGCTCACCAATTCTTCCTTCTTTGCACTCCTTACCAACTGTCCTTTGCTCGCAGAGATTAGAATGGAGTCAACAGATATTGGACTCGGTCCAACACCATCCGGGGTGGATTTGGTTGTATACCCTCAAGTCAAGTCTCTCCATTTGGCTAACAATTCACATTTGCATGACAATCACATCAACATCTTTGGTTTCATGTTTCCTAATATGCAACATATTGATTTGAGCTTTTGCCATCACGTATTTCAACATCGTATTCCTGTACTGTTCAAGAGATGTCCTAAGATCACACTTTTGAAGTTTGTTGGCTTCCCACACGCTAAGCTACGTTCAATCAACTCTGAAGCTTCCATTCTGGAGGTGCTGAACTTGGCGCACTCGAGAATTGATGATGAAGGACTGTATCAGATCTCTAAGAGTTGCCCTCGGCTTCTACAACTGGACCTAGAACACTGTTATGATGTCACGGAAAAGGGAGTGAAGCTAGCCACTGAAAACTGTACATGCCTCAGAGATTTTAATTTGCGACATTGTCGTAAAGTGTCTACTGATATTGTTTCCTGGATTATATTTACTAGGCCATATATCATTGAGAAAAATAACGGCTCCGCCTCATTTTTGTCCCCGTGA